The following proteins are co-located in the Carassius auratus strain Wakin chromosome 7, ASM336829v1, whole genome shotgun sequence genome:
- the LOC113105367 gene encoding uncharacterized protein LOC113105367 encodes MVAVFMTLCWWKLLPPLKDEQLGVEKSLQKKTPIKILHRSQPQTVSPYAAHASVPASAPQPCLGTATSAADTAHPEVTLEGWHNMWESGPNGLTRADITWLKEDAERGLFPRAMSYKDKHGSTRWRKVLKDNRKWFHPPEFPGVMEGKVPSEDSFFQSSVFSGVIVRRYSLRCPRSYCPACSSQKAFLYRCGYSKTVRQICHMSGWYSMLTEVLACNACRKVAKESLSSSVQLIELCSLLS; translated from the exons ATGGTGGCTGTGTTTATGACGCTCTGCTGGTGGAAGCTCTTGCCTCCTTTGAAAGATGAG CAGTTGGGGGTAGAAAAAAGTCTCCAGAAAAAGACTCCCATCAAGATCCTCCACAGAAGCCAACCACAGACTGTTTCACCGTATGCT GCTCATGCATCAGTTCCTGCATCAGCACCTCAGCCATGCCTTGGTACTGCGACATCAGCAGCAGACACAGCACATCCTGAG GTGACGCTTGAGGGTTGGCACAACATGTGGGAGTCTGGTCCTAATGGGCTCACCAGAGCAGACATAACGTGGCTAAAGGAGGATGCTGAAAGGGGACTTTTTCCAAGGGCAATGTCTTATAAAGACAAGCACGGCAGCACAAGGTGGAGGAAAGTCCTGAAGGACAACAGAAAGTGGTTTCACCCTCCTGAATTTCCTGGAGTGATGGAAGGAAAAGTCCCCTCAGAAGACTCCTTTTTTCAAAGCTCTGTTTTTTCTGGAGTCATAGTTAGGCGTTACAGTCTTCGGTGTCCAAGGTCTTACTGCCCGGCATGTTCCAGTCAGAAGGCCTTTCTCTACCGTTGTGGGTATTCGAAAACTGTCAGGCAGATCTGCCACATGTCTGGCTGGTACTCCATGCTGACAGAAGTCCTTGCATGCAACGCTTGCAGAAAGGTTGCAAAGGAGTCCTTAAGCAGCTCAGTCCAGCTCATAGAGCTGTGTTCCCTGCTGTCTTGA
- the LOC113105650 gene encoding transmembrane protein 88-like encodes MSMNSTLEKGAHHQVLDLSEELPTNSHHHHHHHNHTGLQHTNSLASTVPAGTPVGGSGVVVPPPYSAAEAGRGEAPLELRGSLDCWACSVLVTAQNLLIAAINACLAGLVFGLILTPAIVMVVFGFICHSTVRPHGSSPYCSDLLTDGGCVALLVVGFLLVTPLLVLALAAYCRLARHLQLGLCFIPYSRAVYKNLPATQHRGLRGGCCGQRSGKGEGKGKVWV; translated from the exons ATGAGCATGAATAGCACACTGGAGAAGGGGGCTCATCACCAGGTCCTGGACCTCTCTGAAGAGCTCCCAACCAACagccatcaccaccaccaccatcacaaTCACACCGGTCTCCAGCACACCAACTCCTTGGCCTCCACTGTGCCAGCCGGGACCCCAGTGGGTGGGTCTGGAGTGGTTGTGCCTCCACCTTACTCGGCTGCGGAGGCTGGGAGAGGTGAAGCGCCGCTGGAGCTCCGGGGCTCTCTGGACTGCTGGGCGTGCTCTGTGCTGGTGACGGCGCAGAACCTGCTGATCGCAGCCATCAATGCCTGCCTGGCCGGGTTGGTTTTCGGGCTCATCCTAACTCCTGCTATTGTCATGGTGGTGTTCGGCTTCATCTGCCATTCAACA GTGCGACCGCACGGTTCATCACCATACTGTTCGGATCTACTGACTGACGGCGGCTGTGTGGCTTTGCTGGTTGTGGGTTTCTTGCTAGTGACTCCGCTCCTGGTTCTGGCCTTGGCTGCGTACTGCCGGCTTGCTCGTCACCTTCAGCTGGGTCTGTGTTTTATTCCATACAGCCGTGCCGTCTACAAGAACCTTCCAGCGACCCAGCACCGTGGCTTGAGAGGGGGCTGCTGTGGACAGCGATCTGGGAAAGGAGAAGGGAAGGGGAAGGTGTGGGTGTAA